Proteins encoded in a region of the Enterococcus gilvus ATCC BAA-350 genome:
- a CDS encoding IreB family regulatory phosphoprotein — MGYTDETVRFDFDDNRKKEISETLTIVYNALAEKGYNPINQIVGYLLSGDPAYIPRYQDARNLIRRHERDEVMEVLVKYYLKDHGIDIR; from the coding sequence ATGGGATACACAGATGAAACAGTCCGTTTTGATTTTGATGACAATCGTAAGAAAGAGATCAGCGAGACATTAACGATCGTCTATAACGCGTTGGCTGAAAAAGGCTACAACCCGATTAACCAAATCGTCGGCTATTTATTATCAGGAGATCCTGCGTATATTCCTCGTTATCAAGACGCACGAAACTTGATTCGTCGTCATGAGCGCGATGAAGTTATGGAAGTTTTGGTAAAATATTACTTGAAAGATCACGGTATAGATATTCGATGA